One stretch of Fictibacillus sp. b24 DNA includes these proteins:
- a CDS encoding 4-oxalocrotonate tautomerase translates to MPIIHVHVIEGRSDEQLSQLMEKLTVAAAESLDVKMEQVRVLIQEVPNKHWGVGGTPKQKS, encoded by the coding sequence ATGCCTATTATCCATGTACATGTGATCGAAGGGCGTAGTGATGAACAGTTGAGCCAGCTGATGGAAAAGTTAACTGTGGCTGCAGCAGAAAGTTTGGATGTAAAGATGGAACAAGTCCGCGTTTTGATTCAAGAAGTTCCCAATAAACACTGGGGTGTTGGTGGAACACCGAAGCAGAAATCATGA
- a CDS encoding amidohydrolase family protein, with the protein MEVLRIDFHTHIIPESFPDFAEKYGGERWPVLNRTCACGAAIMVGGKNFRDVTDQVWDPKKRIQDMDREGVDIQVLSPIPVTFSYWAPPEQAEMMAKIQNDFIAETVNEYPDRFAGLGTVPMQDSETAIREMDRCMNELGLHGIEIGTNINGQNLDHPDFLPFFEMAEKWEVPLFIHPWETLGKERMPNHNFMYTIGMPSETALAAASLIWSGMMEKFPKLKICFAHGGGSFPYLIPRLDQGWQVWPHLRLTTHPPSHYAKQFYFDSLNYDPMNIRYMMERFGSDKIFMGSDYPFLLREVNPGKVLDETLELTDEQRKAMFGGNAAEFLSLGKRKRGAAVASHSNTGG; encoded by the coding sequence ATGGAAGTGCTAAGAATCGACTTTCACACACATATCATTCCAGAGTCGTTTCCTGACTTTGCCGAAAAATATGGTGGAGAAAGGTGGCCGGTGTTAAACCGGACTTGTGCCTGCGGTGCAGCCATTATGGTAGGCGGGAAAAATTTTAGAGATGTAACTGACCAAGTATGGGATCCAAAAAAACGAATACAGGACATGGACCGTGAAGGGGTAGACATTCAAGTGCTATCCCCGATCCCTGTTACATTTTCGTACTGGGCTCCACCTGAACAAGCGGAAATGATGGCAAAAATCCAGAACGACTTTATAGCCGAAACCGTGAATGAATATCCTGACCGTTTTGCTGGTCTAGGAACGGTTCCCATGCAGGATTCAGAAACGGCGATCCGTGAGATGGACCGCTGTATGAATGAGCTTGGACTTCATGGGATTGAAATTGGAACAAATATAAATGGACAGAATCTCGATCATCCTGACTTTCTTCCGTTTTTTGAGATGGCGGAAAAGTGGGAAGTGCCGCTTTTTATTCATCCGTGGGAAACGCTCGGGAAAGAGCGTATGCCAAACCATAACTTTATGTACACGATAGGGATGCCGAGTGAAACGGCATTAGCCGCAGCTTCACTTATCTGGAGCGGTATGATGGAAAAATTCCCTAAACTGAAAATTTGTTTTGCTCATGGCGGTGGTTCGTTTCCTTACTTAATTCCGCGCCTTGATCAAGGATGGCAGGTGTGGCCGCATCTTCGCCTGACAACACATCCCCCAAGTCATTATGCAAAGCAGTTTTATTTTGATTCGTTAAATTACGATCCGATGAACATCCGCTATATGATGGAGCGATTCGGTTCAGATAAAATCTTCATGGGTTCAGATTATCCGTTTTTACTTCGCGAAGTGAATCCCGGAAAAGTCCTGGATGAAACGCTTGAGCTGACGGATGAACAGCGTAAAGCGATGTTTGGCGGAAACGCTGCTGAATTTTTAAGTCTTGGTAAAAGAAAGCGGGGTGCAGCCGTTGCAAGTCATTCAAACACCGGAGGATAA
- a CDS encoding 2-keto-4-pentenoate hydratase, producing MQKQVISRLTEELLEAEEKLTPVEPLSKRFPELSVKDSYEIQLEWVERKIEEGRVVVGKKVGLTSKAMQNMLGVDEPDYGHLLDYMKVDSGSVLNRRDFIKPKAEAEIGFILKEDLRGPNVTYVDVLMATEAIVPAIEIIDSRIEDWKIQLVDTVADNGSSSRAVVGKPFYEMDQIDLRTLSMTLLKNGEVTATGAGAAALGHPAHAIAWLANKLADYNISLKAGELILPGALSAAIDVDSGDEVTASFGKLGSVTILFRD from the coding sequence ATGCAGAAACAAGTGATTTCAAGATTAACAGAAGAACTTTTAGAAGCAGAAGAAAAACTGACTCCGGTAGAGCCATTATCCAAGCGTTTCCCAGAACTGTCCGTAAAGGATTCATATGAAATTCAGCTTGAGTGGGTTGAGAGAAAGATTGAAGAAGGTCGTGTAGTGGTTGGAAAAAAGGTAGGGCTCACGAGTAAGGCGATGCAAAATATGCTTGGTGTTGATGAGCCTGATTACGGTCATCTGCTTGATTATATGAAGGTTGACTCTGGCAGTGTACTAAACAGAAGAGATTTTATTAAACCAAAAGCAGAAGCGGAGATTGGCTTTATTTTAAAAGAAGACTTAAGAGGTCCGAATGTGACATACGTGGATGTGCTGATGGCAACAGAAGCGATTGTACCTGCAATTGAAATCATTGATAGCAGGATAGAAGATTGGAAGATTCAGCTTGTGGATACGGTCGCTGACAACGGTTCATCGTCTAGAGCAGTTGTGGGGAAACCTTTTTACGAGATGGATCAGATTGATCTGCGTACACTGAGCATGACGCTTTTAAAGAATGGTGAAGTGACTGCAACAGGTGCCGGAGCTGCAGCTCTTGGGCATCCAGCACATGCCATCGCATGGCTTGCTAATAAACTAGCAGACTACAACATTTCATTAAAAGCGGGAGAGTTGATTCTGCCAGGTGCACTCTCTGCTGCGATCGACGTAGATTCAGGAGATGAAGTGACGGCCTCTTTTGGAAAACTAGGTTCAGTAACCATCTTATTTCGGGATTAA
- a CDS encoding aldehyde dehydrogenase — MKAETLAQQVKVNNAKLFIDGEYVDALSGETFESINPATNERLALVANGSEQDAKRAIQSAKNAYDSGVWSKMPVEERSDILCKMSDLIMENVDELAMVETLDVGKPIKESRGFDIPRAASNFRFFAEMSKYMVSEHYDKHNIMSYAKYSPAGVTSLIIPWNLPFMQMTWKASAALAAGNTVVVKPASYTPLSAVMFGDIANKAGLPPGVLNIITGPGSTMGAAMTTDPNVRRISFVGESNTGKTIMKNAAENLIPVSLELGGKSANIVFEDADLDEAVKGSIDAIYRNQGEICLAGSRLLLQESIYDQFMDKFVEAVKKIKVGDPTQEDTDLGALVSKSHLETVETYVDIGIKEGAKLACGGKRVEGLGNGNFYEPTVLYDVNNKWRVAQEEIFGPVLVVVPFKTEEEAITIANDSQYGLAGVVWTNDLRRAQRVSAAVDSGLLWINCWYIRDLRTPFGGSKASGIGREGGRHSFEFYSEAKTITMKL, encoded by the coding sequence ATGAAAGCAGAAACCCTCGCGCAGCAAGTAAAAGTGAATAACGCAAAATTGTTCATTGACGGAGAATATGTCGATGCACTTTCGGGTGAAACCTTTGAATCCATCAATCCAGCAACAAACGAGAGGTTAGCGCTTGTTGCAAACGGCAGTGAACAAGATGCGAAACGAGCGATCCAATCTGCCAAAAATGCTTATGATAGCGGCGTCTGGAGCAAAATGCCTGTAGAAGAACGATCCGATATTTTATGTAAAATGTCAGATCTTATTATGGAAAACGTGGATGAACTTGCGATGGTAGAGACACTCGACGTAGGAAAACCCATTAAAGAGAGCCGTGGGTTTGATATTCCGCGAGCGGCCTCCAATTTCCGTTTTTTTGCTGAGATGTCCAAGTACATGGTGAGTGAGCATTATGATAAACACAATATCATGTCGTATGCCAAATACAGTCCAGCTGGGGTTACAAGTCTAATCATCCCTTGGAATCTGCCGTTCATGCAGATGACATGGAAAGCTTCCGCAGCACTAGCGGCAGGAAACACGGTTGTCGTTAAGCCCGCATCTTACACACCGCTTTCTGCTGTCATGTTTGGGGATATCGCTAATAAAGCAGGCCTTCCGCCAGGTGTACTGAACATTATCACTGGACCAGGAAGCACGATGGGAGCAGCAATGACGACAGATCCTAACGTCCGCCGCATCTCGTTTGTGGGTGAATCGAACACTGGGAAAACGATTATGAAGAACGCTGCTGAAAATTTGATTCCAGTTTCTCTGGAATTAGGAGGAAAGTCGGCAAACATCGTTTTTGAAGACGCCGATCTTGACGAAGCGGTAAAAGGTTCTATTGATGCGATCTATCGAAATCAAGGGGAAATTTGCCTTGCCGGATCACGTCTGCTTCTGCAAGAAAGCATCTATGATCAGTTTATGGACAAGTTTGTAGAAGCTGTGAAAAAGATTAAAGTAGGTGATCCAACTCAGGAAGATACGGACTTGGGTGCACTCGTGTCAAAAAGTCACTTGGAGACCGTAGAAACGTATGTGGACATCGGGATTAAAGAAGGAGCCAAGCTTGCTTGCGGGGGTAAACGGGTTGAAGGTCTCGGAAACGGAAACTTCTATGAACCTACTGTTTTATATGACGTGAACAACAAATGGCGTGTGGCACAAGAGGAGATCTTCGGGCCGGTGCTTGTGGTCGTACCGTTTAAAACAGAAGAAGAGGCAATTACTATTGCAAATGATTCACAGTACGGGTTGGCGGGAGTTGTGTGGACGAACGATTTACGCCGCGCTCAACGTGTTTCGGCTGCTGTGGATTCTGGCCTGCTTTGGATCAACTGCTGGTACATACGAGATCTGCGTACGCCGTTTGGTGGTTCAAAGGCAAGCGGGATCGGGCGTGAAGGCGGAAGACACAGCTTTGAGTTTTATTCAGAGGCTAAGACGATAACGATGAAGTTATAG
- a CDS encoding manganese catalase family protein, translated as MIKRFNRLAIELPTPTNPDANAAAAVQELLGGRFGEMSTLNNYMYQSFNFRKRGKLKPFFDLVSSITAEEFGHVELVSHTINMMIYGTTRPGDVNSAPMAAATDKRNTQHFIATAQTSFPFDSMGKAWNGDYVFSSGNLLLDLLHNFFLECGARTHKMRVYEMTSNPVAREMIGYLLVRGGVHVLAYAKAIEMVTGVDIKKMLPVPDLENSAFETTRKFEAEGVHRKLYTFSDTDYRDIALIWAGEHPLGGPLETVIGAPEGAPMPELRSISEEFAPGISHEDFMQIAERLKKNAGIS; from the coding sequence ATGATTAAACGCTTTAACAGGCTTGCTATTGAACTTCCGACGCCGACGAACCCTGATGCGAATGCAGCGGCGGCTGTTCAGGAATTGTTAGGCGGACGGTTTGGTGAGATGTCTACACTCAATAACTATATGTATCAGTCATTTAACTTTAGAAAAAGAGGAAAGTTGAAGCCGTTTTTTGATTTGGTTTCAAGTATAACGGCAGAAGAATTTGGCCATGTTGAACTCGTTTCCCATACGATCAACATGATGATCTATGGAACAACAAGGCCTGGTGATGTGAACTCAGCACCGATGGCAGCTGCGACTGACAAAAGAAACACACAGCATTTTATTGCTACGGCTCAAACATCATTTCCCTTCGATTCCATGGGAAAAGCGTGGAATGGTGATTATGTATTCAGCAGCGGCAACCTATTGCTGGATCTTTTGCACAACTTCTTCTTAGAGTGCGGGGCACGTACTCATAAGATGAGAGTTTATGAAATGACTAGTAATCCAGTGGCACGAGAGATGATCGGATATCTTCTCGTTCGTGGGGGCGTTCACGTTCTCGCTTATGCGAAGGCTATTGAAATGGTAACAGGTGTAGATATTAAAAAGATGCTCCCAGTTCCTGACCTAGAGAACTCAGCGTTTGAAACAACACGAAAGTTTGAGGCAGAAGGTGTTCACAGAAAGCTGTATACGTTCAGTGATACAGATTATCGGGATATTGCTTTGATCTGGGCAGGCGAGCATCCATTAGGCGGTCCGCTTGAAACGGTAATTGGTGCCCCAGAAGGTGCTCCAATGCCAGAATTGCGCTCCATCTCAGAAGAGTTCGCACCAGGCATCTCTCACGAGGATTTTATGCAAATTGCTGAAAGACTGAAAAAGAATGCGGGAATAAGCTGA
- a CDS encoding RidA family protein produces MQVIQTPEDKLEALGIVLPEVRKAVGNYVGCVRVGNLLFTAGQGVDQYHGKLGADLSVEDGYAASRQSMLNLLAVVQNELGNLNKVKRIVKLLGFVNCTEDFTDQPKVINGASDLLVDVFGEKGKHARSAVGMAQLPGGTAIEIEMVVEVEEEKGD; encoded by the coding sequence TTGCAAGTCATTCAAACACCGGAGGATAAACTTGAAGCGTTAGGAATCGTGCTGCCAGAAGTGCGCAAAGCTGTAGGGAACTATGTTGGCTGTGTAAGAGTGGGTAATCTTCTTTTTACAGCCGGACAAGGTGTCGATCAATATCATGGAAAGTTAGGAGCAGACTTATCCGTAGAGGACGGGTATGCCGCTTCTCGCCAATCCATGCTGAATTTGTTGGCAGTCGTTCAAAACGAGCTTGGAAATTTAAATAAAGTAAAACGCATTGTAAAACTTCTTGGATTCGTGAATTGCACGGAGGATTTTACAGATCAGCCAAAAGTGATCAACGGTGCGTCTGATCTTTTGGTTGATGTTTTTGGCGAGAAAGGAAAGCATGCTAGATCAGCTGTAGGGATGGCACAGCTTCCAGGTGGAACGGCGATCGAAATTGAAATGGTCGTTGAAGTGGAAGAAGAGAAGGGGGACTAA
- a CDS encoding ABC transporter ATP-binding protein — protein MHFPIKRFFSYYKPYLPLFLSVLTTAFFVSGITLVLPLLVRYITKEVLEGDLSVALHKVYWIGAIMFLLVVIQNLGTYFVDYKGHEVGARMESDIRSELFQHLQKLSFSFYDKEKTGQLMSRVTNDLFLLAELYHHGPEDYVKYFVRFVGAFVILFFINVPLTLAVFLFLPVIGFLSLYFNKKENQALRRNKERIADINAQLEDTLSGIRVVKSFANEQVEIDKFNKENLRFLDSRRNTYKVEATFYNSIQILIQLITITVVVFGSASIVNQTLDLADLITFLLYVGYMMEPIQRLTHMSTQFQEGITGFQRFMEIMNLKPDIESKPDAIKLSMVKGEIAFKEVSFRYEPHLNPVFTNLSLHIQPGEYVALVGPSGAGKTTLCSLIPRFYDVTDGEVQLDGVNIQDFDLNALRKQIGIVQQDVYLFAGTVMENIRYGNNEATDEEVITAAMQANAHEFIMSLPNGYHSDIGQRGVKLSGGQKQRLSIARVFLKNPSVLILDEATSALDNESERVIKESLESLAKGRTTIVIAHRLSTIRNAERIIVLTNKGIVEEGTHDALLSRNGAYAQLYNKQFEVQY, from the coding sequence ATGCATTTTCCAATCAAACGTTTTTTCTCGTATTATAAACCGTATTTGCCGTTGTTTTTATCTGTATTAACTACTGCGTTTTTTGTTTCTGGTATTACACTTGTCCTTCCGCTGCTTGTTCGGTATATAACCAAAGAAGTTTTGGAAGGGGACTTGTCTGTTGCCCTTCATAAGGTGTACTGGATTGGCGCAATCATGTTCCTATTAGTTGTCATACAGAATCTTGGAACGTACTTTGTCGATTATAAAGGCCATGAAGTAGGGGCTCGAATGGAAAGTGATATTCGCAGCGAGTTGTTTCAGCATCTGCAGAAACTCTCTTTTAGCTTCTACGATAAAGAAAAGACGGGCCAACTCATGTCTCGGGTAACGAACGACTTATTTTTACTTGCTGAACTTTATCACCACGGTCCTGAAGATTACGTCAAATATTTCGTGAGGTTTGTAGGGGCCTTTGTGATCTTGTTTTTTATCAATGTTCCTTTAACGCTTGCCGTGTTTTTGTTTCTACCGGTCATCGGTTTTCTCTCGCTCTATTTTAATAAGAAAGAGAACCAGGCTTTGCGGCGAAATAAGGAGCGTATAGCAGATATCAATGCACAGCTTGAAGATACACTTTCAGGTATTCGGGTCGTTAAGTCATTCGCAAACGAACAAGTGGAGATTGATAAATTTAATAAAGAAAATCTCCGTTTCTTAGATAGCCGAAGAAACACGTATAAGGTAGAAGCAACCTTTTACAACAGCATACAAATCTTAATTCAACTCATCACGATTACCGTTGTTGTGTTCGGAAGCGCAAGTATCGTTAATCAAACGCTGGATTTAGCCGACCTGATTACGTTTTTGTTATATGTCGGCTATATGATGGAGCCCATACAACGTTTGACTCATATGAGCACACAGTTTCAAGAAGGCATTACAGGCTTTCAGCGATTTATGGAGATCATGAACCTGAAACCAGATATTGAAAGTAAACCAGATGCGATAAAGCTTTCCATGGTGAAAGGAGAAATTGCTTTTAAGGAAGTGAGCTTTCGGTACGAACCGCATTTGAATCCTGTGTTTACAAACTTGTCTCTTCATATACAGCCTGGAGAGTACGTTGCGTTAGTGGGTCCATCAGGTGCGGGGAAGACAACACTATGCTCCCTTATCCCTCGCTTTTATGATGTGACTGATGGAGAAGTACAGCTTGACGGGGTTAACATACAGGATTTTGATTTGAACGCATTAAGAAAACAGATTGGCATCGTTCAGCAGGACGTTTACTTGTTCGCGGGAACGGTGATGGAGAATATCCGCTACGGAAATAACGAAGCGACTGATGAAGAAGTGATTACAGCCGCAATGCAGGCAAACGCTCATGAATTTATTATGAGCTTACCAAACGGGTACCACTCTGACATCGGCCAACGAGGAGTTAAACTATCTGGAGGTCAAAAACAGAGGCTTAGTATCGCACGCGTATTTTTGAAAAATCCGTCTGTGCTGATTTTGGATGAAGCAACGAGTGCATTGGATAATGAGTCTGAACGTGTTATTAAGGAATCACTTGAGTCTTTAGCAAAAGGGCGGACAACGATTGTGATCGCTCATCGCCTCTCAACAATCCGCAACGCTGAACGGATTATAGTTTTAACGAATAAAGGTATTGTGGAGGAAGGCACGCACGATGCATTGCTTAGCCGTAATGGAGCATATGCGCAGCTTTACAATAAGCAGTTTGAAGTACAATATTAA
- the nbaC gene encoding 3-hydroxyanthranilate 3,4-dioxygenase: MSTTTLKSFNLLKWIDENKDLLKPPVNNKVIWQDSEFIAMILGGPNKRRDFHVDPSDEFFYQIKGSCYVEVINKHGKREVVEVKEGDVFMLPAMVPHSPHRVANSYGLVIERKRAQGELEDFVWFCDRCDSEMHRVTVQLSDIEKQVKEAIHSFNSNERVRLCKDCGYQMPENVEEWKC, from the coding sequence ATGAGTACAACGACTTTGAAATCTTTTAACCTATTAAAATGGATTGATGAAAACAAAGACTTGCTCAAGCCCCCGGTCAACAACAAAGTAATTTGGCAAGATTCCGAATTTATCGCAATGATATTAGGCGGTCCAAACAAAAGACGTGATTTTCATGTGGATCCTTCTGATGAGTTTTTTTATCAGATCAAAGGCAGCTGTTATGTAGAGGTCATTAATAAACACGGCAAGCGTGAAGTGGTTGAAGTAAAAGAAGGAGACGTGTTCATGCTTCCAGCAATGGTTCCGCACTCCCCGCATCGTGTGGCGAATTCGTATGGTCTCGTGATCGAACGAAAACGTGCACAAGGTGAGCTTGAAGACTTCGTTTGGTTCTGTGACCGCTGTGATTCTGAGATGCATCGCGTGACCGTGCAATTGAGTGATATTGAAAAACAAGTTAAAGAAGCAATCCACAGCTTTAACTCGAATGAACGAGTTCGTCTATGCAAAGACTGCGGTTATCAGATGCCTGAAAACGTGGAGGAATGGAAGTGCTAA
- a CDS encoding acetaldehyde dehydrogenase (acetylating) produces MKKIKAAIIGSGNIGTDLMYKLQKSECLELTAMIGIDSESDGLRRANSAGYRVFTNGIDDFIERPELADIVFDATSAKAHLRHAEILKDMGKTVIDLTPAAVGPFVCPPVNSGEHMQSQNINMITCGGQATIPVIHAINEAADVSYGEIVATISSLSAGPGTRANIDEFTITTRRGIEEVGGADIGKAIIILNPADPPILMRATVYCEVKQVDEEKIRAAISDMEKKVKSYVPGYRLKQEPLFDGNCITVFVEVEGAGDYFPKYAGNLDIMTAAAKQAGEMVAKHLLGQEKMDKAVTAYETK; encoded by the coding sequence TTGAAAAAGATAAAAGCCGCAATAATCGGCTCGGGGAATATTGGTACGGATCTGATGTACAAGCTTCAAAAAAGTGAATGTTTAGAACTAACAGCAATGATTGGAATTGATTCTGAATCTGACGGTTTAAGACGAGCAAATTCTGCAGGGTACAGAGTATTTACAAATGGTATCGATGACTTTATTGAACGTCCAGAGTTAGCTGACATCGTTTTCGATGCAACGTCAGCTAAAGCTCACTTGCGGCATGCTGAAATTTTAAAGGATATGGGAAAAACAGTGATCGATCTGACCCCTGCTGCAGTTGGACCTTTCGTATGTCCGCCAGTTAATTCAGGTGAACATATGCAATCTCAGAACATCAATATGATTACGTGTGGCGGACAAGCTACGATTCCGGTGATTCACGCAATAAATGAAGCTGCTGACGTTTCCTATGGTGAAATTGTAGCAACGATCTCATCCTTAAGTGCAGGTCCTGGTACACGTGCGAACATTGATGAATTTACGATTACAACACGGCGTGGAATCGAGGAAGTTGGAGGAGCGGATATTGGAAAAGCCATTATTATCTTAAATCCGGCTGATCCTCCGATTCTAATGAGAGCAACGGTTTATTGTGAAGTGAAACAGGTTGATGAAGAGAAAATTAGAGCGGCTATTTCAGATATGGAGAAAAAGGTAAAAAGTTATGTCCCTGGATACCGATTAAAACAAGAACCACTATTTGATGGGAACTGTATCACTGTTTTTGTCGAAGTAGAGGGAGCAGGCGATTATTTTCCGAAATATGCCGGTAATCTTGATATTATGACAGCAGCCGCGAAACAAGCTGGAGAAATGGTTGCCAAGCATCTTTTAGGACAGGAAAAAATGGACAAGGCGGTGACAGCATATGAAACGAAATAG
- the dmpG gene encoding 4-hydroxy-2-oxovalerate aldolase, with protein MKRNSTLPLKFTEVCLRDGSHVMAHQFTEKQVYDAAKALDEAGMHYIEVSHGDGLGGSTLQYGRSLVDEMKLIETAAGVCKQAKIAVLLLPGIGTVHELKQARRLGASLVRVATHVTEADVSAQHIHMARELGMEVMGFLMMAHSAPVEKLVEQAKLMESYGAQGVYVTDSAGALLPYEVKERIAALRRSLDIEVGFHAHNNLSVAVANTLVAIEEGATRIDGSVRCLGAGAGNTQTEVLLAVLDRMGVDTGIDLYKMMDLAEDVIGPMLPGSQEIRKGSLAMGYAGVYSSFLLHAERAGKRFGLDPRDILIELGKRKAVGGQEDLILEVAAELAKQQKLEV; from the coding sequence ATGAAACGAAATAGCACGTTGCCGCTAAAGTTTACCGAAGTTTGTCTTCGTGACGGCAGTCATGTGATGGCTCATCAGTTCACAGAAAAGCAAGTGTATGATGCAGCAAAAGCACTTGATGAAGCAGGTATGCATTATATTGAAGTCAGTCACGGTGATGGTTTGGGTGGCTCTACACTTCAGTATGGAAGATCGCTTGTGGATGAGATGAAGCTGATTGAAACCGCAGCTGGTGTGTGTAAGCAGGCGAAAATTGCCGTTCTTTTGCTGCCTGGTATCGGAACGGTTCATGAGCTTAAGCAAGCGCGAAGATTAGGAGCGAGTCTTGTCCGTGTGGCAACACATGTGACTGAAGCTGATGTATCAGCTCAGCATATTCATATGGCCCGGGAACTTGGAATGGAAGTGATGGGATTCTTGATGATGGCTCATTCTGCACCTGTTGAAAAGCTAGTAGAACAAGCGAAGTTGATGGAATCTTATGGAGCACAAGGCGTGTATGTAACGGATTCGGCTGGAGCATTATTGCCCTACGAAGTAAAAGAACGCATTGCGGCTTTGCGGAGATCACTTGATATTGAAGTCGGATTTCACGCACATAACAATTTATCGGTAGCTGTTGCCAATACACTTGTTGCGATTGAAGAAGGAGCGACACGCATCGATGGAAGTGTACGCTGTTTAGGTGCAGGAGCAGGGAATACGCAAACGGAGGTATTGCTTGCCGTTCTTGACCGCATGGGAGTAGATACTGGAATAGACCTTTATAAAATGATGGATTTGGCAGAAGACGTAATCGGACCGATGCTTCCTGGATCGCAGGAAATTCGAAAAGGCAGTTTAGCGATGGGGTATGCAGGTGTTTATTCAAGCTTCCTGCTGCATGCTGAACGAGCAGGTAAACGGTTTGGCTTGGATCCGAGAGATATTTTAATCGAATTAGGAAAACGAAAAGCGGTAGGTGGGCAGGAAGATCTTATTTTGGAAGTTGCGGCTGAACTCGCAAAGCAACAAAAACTGGAGGTGTAG
- a CDS encoding 2-keto-4-pentenoate hydratase — protein sequence MTVTNQSKVEVVDYLLRAESDVQEVVKITDQYPDLSIEEAYDLQKQLIERRMEKTKTKRLGIKLGLTSKAKQEMMGVHEAIYGYLLSDMLALEWEPLQQHRLIHPKAEPEIAFIMGDDLSGEHVTASDVMKAAKYVVAAIEVIDSRYKDFRFTLPDVVADNCSSAKLILGSKMVRPEELDLASIGMVMSKNGEMVTTGAGSAVLGHPAEAVAWAVQKLAQRGEGLEKGDIVLSGALSEAVAFDMDDTIVAQFDGLGSVTLSSRYVK from the coding sequence ATGACGGTTACGAACCAGTCAAAAGTGGAAGTGGTTGATTATCTTTTACGTGCTGAAAGTGATGTGCAAGAAGTTGTTAAAATAACCGATCAATATCCTGACCTATCGATTGAAGAGGCGTATGACCTCCAAAAACAGCTGATTGAAAGACGAATGGAGAAAACGAAAACAAAGCGTTTAGGAATAAAATTAGGGTTAACGAGTAAAGCGAAGCAAGAGATGATGGGCGTTCATGAGGCGATCTACGGCTATTTACTGAGTGACATGCTTGCATTGGAATGGGAGCCGCTTCAGCAGCACCGTCTTATTCATCCGAAAGCAGAACCAGAGATTGCTTTTATTATGGGTGACGATTTAAGTGGTGAACACGTAACAGCGTCCGATGTTATGAAAGCTGCAAAGTACGTTGTAGCAGCTATTGAAGTGATCGACAGCCGTTACAAAGATTTTCGCTTTACACTTCCGGATGTTGTGGCAGACAACTGTTCATCAGCGAAACTGATTTTAGGAAGCAAGATGGTAAGACCTGAGGAACTCGATTTGGCGAGCATCGGAATGGTAATGAGCAAAAACGGAGAGATGGTCACAACAGGTGCAGGATCAGCTGTTCTTGGACATCCCGCAGAAGCAGTTGCCTGGGCGGTTCAAAAACTTGCTCAGCGCGGTGAAGGGTTGGAAAAGGGAGATATTGTGTTAAGCGGTGCGTTGTCCGAAGCCGTCGCTTTTGATATGGATGACACGATTGTTGCTCAGTTTGACGGACTAGGCTCTGTCACTTTGTCATCCCGATATGTGAAATAG